One window from the genome of Pyxicephalus adspersus chromosome 6, UCB_Pads_2.0, whole genome shotgun sequence encodes:
- the MAPRE1 gene encoding microtubule-associated protein RP/EB family member 1: protein MAVNVYSTSVTSDNLSRHDMLAWINESLHLNLTKIEQLCSGSMYCQFMDMLFPGSVMLKKVKFGAKLEHEYIQNFKVLQASFKKMGVDKIIPVDKLVKGKFQDNFEFVQWFKKFFDANYDGKDYDPIAARQGQDSNPAPVLPTPVLNKPKKPVAPANSAPQRAVQAQRTPATNKPAQGIGRKPGGMGNGEDESAELIQQINVLKITVEDLEKERDFYFGKLRNIELICQENEGESDPVLQRIIEILYATDEGFVIPDEGAPQEDQEEY from the exons ATGGCTGTTAATGTTTATTCCACATCAGTGACAAGTGACAATTTGAGTCGTCATGACATGCTGGCATGGATCAACGAATCTCTGCATCTGAACCTGACCAAGATAGAGCAACTCTGTTCAG gtAGCATGTATTGTCAGTTCATGGACATGTTGTTTCCAGGATCCGTCATGCTAAAGAAAGTGAAATTCGGAGCTAAGCTTGAACACGAGTACATCCAGAATTTTAAAGTCCTGCAAGCCAGCTTCAAGAAAATGGGTGTGGATAAA aTAATTCCAGTTGACAAGTTGGTGAAAGGAAAGTTCCAGGATAACTTTGAATTTGTACAGTGGTTTAAAAAGTTTTTCGATGCAAATTACGATGGAAAAGACTACGACCCTATCGCTGCCAGACAAGGACAAGATTCGAATCCTGCACCAGTTCTCCCAACTCCAGTTCTGAACAAACCCAAGAAGCCAGTCGCACCTGCAAACTCAG CTCCACAGAGGGCTGTACAAGCCCAGAGGACCCCAGCCACCAACAAACCTGCTCAGGGCATTGGCAGGAAACCTGGAGGTATGGGCAATGGAGAAGATGAGTCTGCAGAACTAATTCAACAG ATAAACGTTCTTAAGATCACTGTTGAGGATCTAGAAAAAGAAAGAGACTTTTATTTCGGCAAGCTAAGGAATATTGAGCTTATTTGCCAAGAAAACGAGGGAGAAAGTGACCCAGTCCTTCAGAGGATCATAGAGATTCTGTATGCCACAGAT GAGGGTTTTGTTATTCCAGATGAAGGGGCACCACAAGAGGACCAAGAAGAATATTAA